From the genome of Deinococcus sp. AJ005, one region includes:
- a CDS encoding PolC-type DNA polymerase III, translating into MNVVVFDLETTGLSPERDAIVEIGAVRVVDGRIEETQKYETLVKPVGDFGQPLLIPWRVERIHGISNEMVRHAPTMTEVLPEFLDFVGDSAVVAHNIGFDSGFMRANAQRQGLVWKPAAEHCTVQLSRRAFPRERAHNLTVLAERLGLNFAPGGRHRSYGDVQVTAQAYLRLLEMLRVGA; encoded by the coding sequence GTGAACGTCGTCGTCTTCGATCTGGAAACCACGGGCCTCTCGCCGGAGCGCGACGCCATCGTGGAAATCGGCGCGGTGCGAGTGGTGGATGGGCGCATCGAGGAAACGCAGAAATACGAAACGCTCGTCAAGCCCGTCGGCGACTTCGGCCAGCCGCTGCTGATTCCCTGGCGTGTGGAGCGCATTCACGGCATCAGCAACGAGATGGTCCGCCACGCCCCCACCATGACCGAGGTGCTGCCCGAATTTCTGGACTTCGTGGGCGATTCCGCCGTGGTGGCGCACAACATCGGCTTCGACAGCGGCTTTATGCGGGCCAATGCCCAACGCCAGGGTCTGGTCTGGAAACCGGCGGCGGAACACTGCACCGTGCAGCTTTCCCGCCGCGCTTTCCCACGCGAACGCGCCCACAACCTGACCGTGCTGGCCGAACGCCTGGGCCTGAATTTCGCCCCCGGTGGACGCCACCGCAGTTACGGCGACGTGCAGGTGACGGCGCAGGCATATCTGCGCCTGCTGGAGATGTTGAGGGTGGGCGCGTAG
- the uvsE gene encoding UV DNA damage repair endonuclease UvsE → MTAPAYGLVCMTVGPEVRFRTVTLSRYRALSPSKREAKLLDLYTDNISRLRGAADFCAARGIRLYRMSASLFPMLDLIGDDTGEAVLTSLSTQLREAGAAFVERGIRVLMHPEQFIVLNSDTPDVRVRSVHALNSHARVMDGMGLERSPWNLLLLHGGKGGRAAELQAVIPDLPDAARLRLGLENDEYAYGPADLLPVCEATGVPLVYDGHHHVIHDKLPDQDDPAVREWVLKARATWTSPDWQVVHLSNGIDSPQDRRHSHLITHLPAAFADVPWIEVEAKGKEEAVGGLMERV, encoded by the coding sequence ATGACTGCCCCCGCCTATGGTCTGGTCTGCATGACCGTGGGGCCGGAGGTTCGATTCCGCACCGTGACCCTCAGCCGCTACCGGGCGCTGTCACCCTCCAAGCGCGAGGCCAAGCTGCTGGACCTGTACACCGACAACATCTCCAGATTGCGTGGGGCTGCCGACTTCTGCGCGGCGCGCGGCATCCGGTTGTACCGCATGAGCGCCAGCCTCTTTCCCATGCTTGACCTGATCGGCGACGACACTGGGGAGGCGGTGCTGACCTCTCTTTCCACACAGCTTCGGGAGGCGGGCGCAGCCTTTGTCGAACGCGGTATTCGCGTGCTGATGCACCCTGAACAGTTCATCGTCCTGAACAGCGACACCCCGGATGTGCGCGTCCGCAGCGTTCATGCGCTGAACTCGCATGCCCGCGTGATGGATGGTATGGGCTTGGAGCGCAGCCCCTGGAATCTGCTGCTGCTGCACGGCGGCAAGGGGGGCCGCGCCGCCGAATTACAGGCGGTCATTCCTGATCTGCCCGACGCTGCCCGCCTGCGCCTGGGCCTGGAAAACGACGAGTACGCTTATGGCCCCGCCGATCTGCTGCCCGTCTGCGAGGCCACGGGCGTGCCGCTGGTCTACGACGGCCACCACCACGTCATCCACGACAAGCTGCCCGATCAGGACGATCCCGCCGTGCGCGAGTGGGTGCTGAAAGCCCGCGCCACCTGGACTTCGCCCGACTGGCAGGTGGTCCACCTGTCCAACGGCATCGACAGTCCGCAGGACCGCCGCCACAGCCACCTGATCACGCACCTGCCCGCTGCCTTTGCCGATGTGCCCTGGATCGAGGTGGAGGCCAAGGGCAAGGAGGAGGCGGTGGGGGGACTGATGGAAAGAGTGTGA
- a CDS encoding DUF2256 domain-containing protein: protein MPAKAAKKAFGGGRKPSERPSKICPVCGLPFSWRKKWERDWDSVKYCSDRCRAAAKGSA, encoded by the coding sequence ATGCCCGCTAAGGCTGCGAAGAAGGCATTCGGTGGGGGCCGCAAGCCCTCCGAACGGCCCAGCAAGATTTGCCCGGTGTGCGGCCTGCCCTTCTCGTGGCGAAAGAAGTGGGAGCGCGACTGGGACAGCGTCAAATACTGTTCGGATAGATGTCGTGCGGCGGCGAAGGGCAGCGCATGA
- a CDS encoding roadblock/LC7 domain-containing protein, whose product MIEPSLALYGEAYARVDALIQELLDAAGVRYGLLVDRKGFVLSHKEALWAPRPPALDSVATLVASNAAATAALANMLGERTFSEQIHQGENGTLYVESVGTDALLTLIFDSSVPLGRVKVYSKKTVPQLAAILDELKDIPEIQLGGDFSAGATALLDDLLG is encoded by the coding sequence ATGATCGAACCCTCACTCGCGCTCTACGGGGAAGCCTATGCCCGCGTGGACGCGCTTATTCAGGAGCTGCTGGACGCCGCTGGCGTGCGTTACGGTCTGCTGGTGGACCGCAAGGGCTTTGTGCTGTCGCACAAGGAGGCGCTGTGGGCACCGCGCCCGCCCGCGCTGGACAGCGTGGCGACACTGGTGGCCAGCAACGCCGCCGCCACCGCCGCCCTGGCGAACATGCTGGGCGAGCGGACGTTTAGCGAGCAGATTCACCAGGGCGAGAACGGAACCCTGTACGTGGAATCGGTGGGGACAGACGCGCTGCTTACGCTGATTTTCGATTCCAGCGTGCCGCTGGGCCGGGTCAAGGTCTATTCCAAGAAGACCGTGCCCCAGCTCGCCGCCATTCTGGATGAACTCAAGGACATTCCCGAAATCCAGCTCGGTGGGGATTTTAGCGCGGGGGCCACGGCCCTGCTCGACGATCTGCTGGGCTAA
- a CDS encoding 3-deoxy-7-phosphoheptulonate synthase, with protein sequence MTQPLEVDLPCPEIQTPAPSRTENLNVSSFTPLPTPRELKTALPLTPGAERTVVAGRQAAQAILRGEDKRLLVVVGPCSVHDSGAALEYARRLAALREQVRGTLEVQMRVYVDKPRTTVGWRGFLMDPDMTGANDVGRGLALTRQLMLEVGELGLPVATELLDPFAPQYLFDAVAWACLGARTTESQTHRVMASAVSAPMGFKNGTGGGLKLAVDAMVAAAHPHVFFTVDDDGRACIVQTQGNPNGHLILRGGKNGPNYAPQFVKEAADLITAAGRPPAVMVDCSHANSGSDFQRQGLIWRDVIQQRLGGQHAIRGLMLESNLEEGKQSVPADPTTLKHGVSVTDACVGWAETEALLLEADAALRG encoded by the coding sequence ATGACGCAGCCCCTAGAAGTTGACCTCCCCTGCCCCGAAATACAAACGCCCGCACCCAGCCGCACCGAGAACCTGAACGTCTCCAGCTTCACGCCGCTGCCCACGCCCCGCGAACTGAAAACCGCGCTGCCGCTCACGCCAGGGGCCGAGCGCACCGTGGTGGCAGGCCGTCAGGCGGCGCAGGCGATTTTGCGCGGCGAGGACAAACGGTTGCTGGTGGTGGTGGGACCGTGCAGCGTACACGACTCTGGGGCGGCGCTGGAGTACGCTCGCCGTCTGGCCGCGCTGCGGGAACAGGTCAGGGGCACACTGGAAGTCCAGATGCGCGTGTACGTGGACAAACCGCGCACGACGGTGGGCTGGCGCGGCTTCCTGATGGACCCCGACATGACCGGCGCAAACGACGTGGGCCGGGGGCTGGCCCTGACCCGCCAACTGATGCTGGAAGTGGGCGAGCTGGGCCTGCCGGTCGCCACCGAACTGCTGGACCCCTTCGCACCGCAGTACCTGTTTGACGCGGTGGCCTGGGCCTGCCTGGGAGCACGCACCACCGAATCCCAGACCCACCGGGTCATGGCAAGCGCAGTGAGCGCCCCGATGGGCTTCAAGAACGGCACGGGCGGCGGCCTCAAACTGGCGGTAGACGCGATGGTGGCGGCGGCGCACCCGCATGTGTTTTTCACTGTAGATGACGATGGACGCGCGTGCATCGTGCAAACGCAGGGCAATCCCAACGGCCACCTGATTCTGCGTGGCGGCAAGAATGGGCCGAATTACGCCCCGCAGTTCGTCAAGGAGGCCGCCGATCTGATCACGGCGGCGGGACGGCCTCCGGCAGTCATGGTGGACTGCTCCCACGCCAACAGCGGCAGCGATTTCCAAAGGCAGGGCCTGATCTGGCGCGACGTGATCCAGCAGCGCCTGGGCGGCCAGCACGCCATTCGGGGCCTGATGCTGGAAAGTAATCTGGAAGAAGGCAAGCAGAGTGTCCCCGCCGATCCCACTACCCTGAAACACGGCGTCAGCGTCACGGACGCCTGCGTGGGCTGGGCCGAAACCGAGGCGCTGTTGCTGGAGGCAGACGCGGCTTTGCGGGGCTGA
- a CDS encoding gluconokinase: protein MRLILMGVSGSGKTTLGEALAARTGWPFLDGDDFHTPEAKAKMAAGLGLSDEDRQPWLERLRAELLARPEVILACSSLRHSYRDVLRVPDARFVFLNVAQSLLLERLQERGGHYAHADLLPSQLQTLEPPDRGEADVLTLHVTAQDSSADLTRLTLSALGLADAR from the coding sequence GTGAGACTGATCTTGATGGGCGTGTCCGGCAGCGGCAAGACCACTCTGGGAGAGGCATTGGCAGCCCGCACTGGCTGGCCGTTTCTGGACGGCGACGATTTTCACACCCCCGAGGCGAAGGCCAAGATGGCTGCCGGGCTGGGTCTCAGCGACGAGGACCGCCAGCCGTGGCTGGAGCGATTGCGCGCCGAACTGCTGGCACGGCCCGAGGTGATCCTGGCGTGTTCCTCGCTGCGCCACAGCTACCGCGACGTGCTGCGCGTGCCTGACGCCCGTTTCGTGTTTCTGAACGTGGCACAGTCGCTGCTGCTGGAGCGTTTGCAAGAGCGCGGTGGGCATTATGCCCACGCCGATCTGTTGCCCTCGCAGTTGCAGACGCTGGAGCCGCCGGACCGGGGAGAGGCCGATGTGTTGACCCTGCACGTCACGGCCCAGGACTCGTCTGCCGATCTCACACGCCTGACGCTGTCCGCCCTGGGGCTTGCCGATGCCCGCTAA
- the mbhE gene encoding hydrogen gas-evolving membrane-bound hydrogenase subunit E, with the protein MTLAVLFPLIMAAVCALLARQLGRRTGYLAALGFLPALLLAVPLAGNSVEVGGTPFNQVTGWVPELGLNFAFRGDGFSLLFAVLIGVIGALASLYSVAYLSERERFGRFYPYLLLFGGSMLGLVLSDNMIALFAFWEMTSVTSFLLIGLWHTRSEARDGAIKAFLVSALGGLGLLAAVALLSVAGGSTTLSGLDLEAVRASPMFIPALLLTLLAAFTKSAQLPFHLWLPTAMEAPTPVSAFLHSATMVKAGVVLVAKFGLIFGTSALWGGIIVPLGLATMFWGSWRALKQTDLKALLAFSTVSQLGLLMALYGLADAEGRFAATTHLLNHAAFKAALFFVVGIIDHETGTRETFRLSGLRRKLPLTFAVALLATLSMAGLPPLGGFISKELFYEAMIHAGPGFIAVSVIGSAFTLAYCARLIGIFFGDFRAPEDDTGQPLKPHIHEAGLGLLLPPALLAGAALLFGILPSSAEWLTRRAGAALNFAGYEGHLYLWHGVTPALLLTLLTWGLAALLVWQAARVYFLQVHVEFPLSSNRIYRGLLRGLETLASRVIAGTQGLALPDQLRITLAAAGLMGGYAVWRAPQVFQPLEAVPLSTLPIAVLLVAGALGVLLSRNRLTAVVLTGLTGFGSAVAFLAMRAPDLALTQLLIEAVTVILFLLVFRSLPGFRSLPRGRVRGVIDVVLAGSAGIGATLLVLASIRFLSPPISPYYLENAYKEGGGKNVVNVILVDFRGWDTLGEIMVVAMVALAVGSLVRLGRRGQARSEKDTAPASQDLLDLQKRQS; encoded by the coding sequence GTGACCCTCGCTGTCCTGTTCCCCCTCATCATGGCCGCCGTGTGTGCGCTGCTGGCCCGCCAACTGGGCCGCCGCACGGGATATCTGGCGGCTTTGGGCTTTTTGCCCGCGCTGCTGCTGGCTGTCCCGCTGGCCGGAAACAGCGTGGAGGTGGGCGGTACTCCCTTCAATCAGGTGACGGGCTGGGTGCCGGAACTGGGCCTGAATTTCGCTTTCCGGGGCGACGGCTTCTCGCTGCTGTTCGCGGTTCTGATCGGTGTGATCGGGGCGCTGGCCTCGCTGTACTCGGTAGCGTACTTGTCAGAGCGCGAACGCTTCGGGCGCTTTTATCCGTATCTGCTGCTGTTCGGCGGCTCCATGCTGGGCTTGGTTCTCAGCGACAACATGATCGCCCTGTTTGCCTTCTGGGAGATGACCAGCGTGACCAGTTTCCTGCTGATCGGCCTGTGGCACACCCGCAGCGAGGCGCGCGACGGCGCGATCAAGGCGTTTCTGGTCAGCGCGCTGGGGGGGCTGGGGCTGCTGGCGGCGGTGGCGTTGCTGTCGGTGGCCGGGGGCAGCACCACCCTCTCGGGACTGGATCTGGAGGCGGTGCGCGCCTCGCCCATGTTTATCCCGGCGCTGCTACTGACGCTGCTGGCAGCCTTTACCAAGAGCGCCCAGTTGCCTTTCCACCTGTGGTTACCTACCGCGATGGAAGCGCCCACCCCGGTCTCCGCTTTCCTGCACTCGGCCACGATGGTCAAGGCCGGGGTGGTGCTGGTGGCGAAATTTGGCCTGATCTTCGGTACCAGTGCGCTGTGGGGCGGGATCATCGTGCCGCTGGGGCTGGCAACCATGTTCTGGGGATCGTGGCGGGCGCTCAAGCAGACGGACCTCAAGGCGCTGCTGGCCTTTTCCACCGTGTCACAACTGGGCCTGCTGATGGCCCTGTACGGGCTGGCCGACGCGGAGGGCCGTTTTGCCGCCACCACGCATCTGCTGAACCATGCGGCCTTCAAGGCGGCGCTGTTCTTCGTGGTGGGCATCATTGATCATGAAACGGGCACGCGCGAGACCTTCCGGCTGTCCGGGCTGCGGCGCAAATTGCCCCTGACCTTCGCCGTGGCCTTGCTCGCCACCCTGAGCATGGCCGGGCTGCCGCCGCTGGGGGGCTTTATCTCCAAGGAGCTGTTTTACGAGGCGATGATTCATGCCGGGCCAGGGTTTATCGCCGTGTCCGTGATCGGCAGCGCCTTCACGCTGGCCTACTGCGCGCGGCTGATCGGCATCTTTTTTGGTGACTTCCGCGCCCCCGAGGACGACACCGGGCAGCCCCTCAAGCCCCACATTCATGAGGCTGGCCTTGGCCTGCTGCTGCCGCCCGCGCTGCTGGCTGGGGCGGCGCTGCTGTTTGGCATTTTGCCCTCTAGCGCGGAGTGGCTGACCCGCCGGGCCGGGGCGGCGCTTAACTTTGCCGGATACGAGGGTCATCTGTATTTGTGGCATGGCGTCACGCCCGCGTTACTCCTCACGCTACTGACCTGGGGGTTGGCCGCGCTGCTGGTGTGGCAGGCGGCGCGGGTCTATTTTCTTCAGGTCCATGTGGAGTTTCCCCTGAGTTCCAACCGCATTTACCGGGGATTGCTGCGTGGCCTGGAAACCCTGGCCTCGCGCGTGATCGCCGGGACGCAGGGGCTGGCGCTGCCGGACCAGTTGCGGATCACGCTGGCCGCCGCCGGACTGATGGGCGGTTACGCGGTGTGGCGCGCGCCGCAGGTGTTCCAGCCGCTGGAGGCCGTGCCGCTGAGTACGCTGCCCATCGCCGTGCTGCTGGTGGCGGGGGCGCTGGGCGTGCTGCTGTCTCGCAACCGCCTGACCGCCGTGGTCCTGACTGGCCTGACCGGGTTCGGCAGCGCCGTCGCCTTTCTGGCCATGCGCGCCCCCGATCTGGCGCTGACCCAACTGCTGATTGAGGCGGTCACGGTGATCCTGTTCCTGCTGGTCTTCCGCTCTCTGCCGGGCTTCCGCAGTCTGCCGCGCGGGCGGGTGCGTGGGGTGATTGACGTGGTGCTGGCCGGATCGGCAGGCATCGGAGCAACACTGCTGGTTCTGGCGAGCATCCGCTTTCTGTCGCCGCCGATCTCGCCGTATTACCTGGAAAACGCCTACAAGGAGGGCGGCGGCAAGAATGTGGTCAACGTGATTCTGGTGGATTTCCGGGGCTGGGACACGCTGGGCGAGATCATGGTGGTGGCGATGGTGGCGCTGGCGGTGGGCAGTCTGGTGCGCCTGGGCCGCCGGGGACAGGCCCGCAGCGAGAAGGACACCGCGCCCGCGTCACAGGACCTGCTGGACCTTCAAAAGAGGCAGTCATGA
- a CDS encoding S8 family serine peptidase: MKKDRFIVWRQGGEGQGQVRAGESSALAPRAGANAESVHPPAMTLEVAVLDHRELPDLLQERGVQMAAPSIPMRLIRPVSRAEADASATGPTWGMQAVKADISPQNGKGVTVAILDTGIDPEHPAFAGVNLVRRDFTLAEGDADGGVDAEGHGTHCAGTVFGRDVAGQRIGVAPGVERALIGRVLGADGSGSSEGIARALAWAVQEGAHVVSMSLGMDFPGLVAELIKRGLPAELATSQALLDYRANLNLFGALAAYARSYGGDTTPTLLIAAAGNESRRQQNPDWEVSVAPPATSDGFISVAAVGLGSGNKPDAGLTVAPFSNTGATLSGPGVNVTSAKLGGGLVAYSGTSMATPHVAGVAALWFQSLIDSGDLTRNTIETALKGSATRRPLIAGVDKLDVGLGLVQAPQ, from the coding sequence ATGAAGAAAGACCGGTTCATCGTGTGGCGGCAGGGCGGCGAGGGTCAGGGCCAGGTCAGGGCCGGGGAAAGCAGCGCACTCGCGCCGCGTGCGGGGGCAAATGCGGAGTCAGTCCACCCGCCCGCCATGACCCTGGAAGTGGCAGTCCTGGATCACCGCGAACTCCCTGATCTGCTTCAGGAAAGGGGCGTGCAGATGGCCGCCCCCAGCATTCCCATGCGCCTGATCCGCCCGGTCAGTCGTGCGGAGGCCGATGCGAGCGCCACTGGACCCACCTGGGGCATGCAGGCGGTAAAAGCCGACATCAGCCCGCAAAACGGCAAGGGTGTGACCGTTGCCATCCTGGACACCGGCATCGACCCGGAGCACCCCGCCTTCGCAGGCGTGAATCTGGTGCGGCGCGACTTCACGCTAGCAGAGGGTGACGCCGACGGTGGCGTGGACGCCGAGGGCCACGGCACCCACTGCGCCGGAACAGTGTTTGGGCGCGACGTGGCAGGGCAGCGCATCGGCGTGGCCCCCGGCGTGGAACGGGCGCTGATCGGGCGGGTGCTGGGTGCGGATGGCAGCGGCAGCAGCGAGGGCATTGCGCGGGCGCTGGCCTGGGCGGTGCAGGAGGGCGCACATGTGGTCAGCATGTCGCTGGGCATGGACTTTCCGGGGCTGGTGGCCGAACTGATCAAGCGCGGTCTGCCCGCCGAACTGGCCACTTCACAGGCGCTGCTGGACTACCGCGCCAACCTCAACCTGTTCGGGGCGCTGGCTGCCTACGCCCGCAGCTATGGCGGAGACACCACACCCACACTGCTGATCGCCGCAGCGGGCAACGAGAGCCGCCGCCAGCAGAACCCCGACTGGGAGGTGAGTGTCGCGCCGCCCGCGACTTCCGACGGCTTTATCTCGGTGGCAGCGGTGGGATTAGGGAGCGGAAACAAACCAGATGCGGGCCTGACCGTCGCGCCGTTTTCCAACACGGGCGCAACCCTGAGCGGCCCCGGCGTGAATGTCACCTCGGCCAAACTGGGCGGAGGGCTGGTAGCCTACAGCGGCACCAGCATGGCCACGCCGCATGTCGCTGGGGTGGCGGCGCTGTGGTTCCAGTCGCTGATCGACTCGGGTGACCTGACGCGCAACACCATCGAAACCGCCCTGAAAGGCAGCGCCACGCGCAGGCCCCTGATCGCGGGCGTGGACAAACTGGATGTGGGACTGGGGCTGGTGCAGGCCCCACAATAA
- a CDS encoding ATP/GTP-binding protein, whose protein sequence is MSTINFAAREINCKIVYYGPGMSGKTTNLKQVFAKVPGHLRGEMVSLATEDERTLFFDFLPLDLGSVQGFKTRFHLYTVPGQVFYNASRKLILRGVDGIVFVADSAPNRLRANAESMRNLRENLAEHGINVRDVPIVLQVNKRDLPDALPTSMIRAVIDPRNELQLFEAMSDKGVGVFETLKTVSRLVLARLSQTK, encoded by the coding sequence ATGAGTACCATTAACTTCGCCGCCCGCGAAATCAACTGCAAGATCGTGTACTACGGCCCCGGTATGAGCGGCAAGACCACCAACCTCAAGCAGGTGTTCGCCAAGGTGCCCGGCCACCTGCGCGGCGAGATGGTCTCGCTGGCCACCGAGGACGAGCGCACCCTGTTCTTCGACTTCCTGCCCCTCGATCTGGGGAGCGTGCAGGGCTTCAAGACCCGTTTTCACCTGTACACCGTGCCGGGTCAGGTCTTCTACAACGCCAGCCGTAAGCTGATCCTGCGCGGCGTGGACGGCATCGTCTTCGTGGCCGACAGCGCCCCCAACCGCCTGCGCGCCAATGCCGAGAGCATGCGTAACCTGCGCGAGAACCTCGCTGAACACGGCATCAATGTGCGCGACGTGCCGATTGTCTTGCAGGTCAACAAGCGTGACCTGCCCGACGCCCTGCCCACCAGCATGATCCGCGCCGTGATTGATCCCCGCAACGAACTGCAACTGTTCGAGGCCATGTCCGACAAGGGCGTAGGCGTGTTCGAGACCCTCAAAACGGTCAGCCGTCTGGTGCTGGCCCGGCTGTCTCAGACGAAGTAA
- a CDS encoding phosphodiester glycosidase family protein — translation MKFGQSGENNRRRRTLGLWLLIGAGLLAGSALARPTAIGGVPQSAGVDSRLLGGTEMLAVWTLPRLGVSVRNDPQDLRLLLGKRELRYAPGKGWTALGFTLSGTLPTPVIANGSMQVPLRALQLLGVRVLTDTPSLLGFATPASVPTATLLPSDGGPERPVIRPPIATTPPATTPAPSPVQSAPLAVQPAPTPAAPASPPPTPAALPVPPESLPNIKPIPSLPAPTPPPLLPTLSVPKVANLDTVRISRTLYRTVEVQRVVMDLSAPASQVISREAGGLSVLLPGVTVQGSQQTLPGGDTLTLAQTGAGASIRLGTGGGRSEIFTLDNPFRVVIDTTTYTDSSVPPPIDPDALPAGVSYRNKGLLHLLSFDPALFQPRVVSAPLGRSLSVLDLVKLAGGVAGVNGGYFDPRSSLPVDLVAVGGLMTAASLEKRATVGFTAGGEALFGYPRPRYILSGPFGSVTVNSVRATPNAALLTAFVGDGKTLVGGTGLTTLLLAPGSVSVTRALTGQITPPPRTLAFTFDPARFPALPVAAGAPLNVALNWQATDAPWGSAVDALSAGPLLVQGGKVVIDPHREGFNTAAGVWRSTRQSALGTLGGQPTIAYFEYGTPEAFAAALAGAGVRDAVRMDSGSSATAYLQGGYGGLGGYLNTVWSQPVPNAIVFVPRTVVGKK, via the coding sequence GTGAAGTTTGGTCAGAGTGGTGAAAACAACAGACGACGGCGCACCCTGGGGCTATGGCTGTTGATCGGGGCGGGCCTGCTGGCGGGCAGTGCGCTGGCACGGCCTACCGCCATCGGGGGGGTCCCGCAGAGCGCCGGGGTGGATTCCAGATTGCTGGGCGGCACCGAGATGCTGGCGGTCTGGACCCTGCCGCGCCTGGGCGTCTCTGTCCGCAACGATCCGCAGGACCTGCGGTTGCTGCTGGGCAAACGGGAACTGCGGTACGCACCCGGCAAGGGCTGGACGGCGCTGGGCTTCACGCTTTCCGGCACGCTGCCCACCCCGGTCATCGCCAACGGCAGCATGCAGGTGCCGCTGCGGGCACTGCAATTGCTGGGCGTGCGGGTGCTGACGGATACTCCCAGCCTGCTGGGGTTTGCCACGCCCGCTAGCGTGCCGACGGCGACGCTGCTGCCCTCGGACGGTGGCCCTGAACGTCCAGTCATTCGCCCGCCTATCGCTACGACACCTCCAGCGACGACGCCAGCACCATCGCCCGTGCAGTCTGCGCCTCTCGCCGTCCAGCCAGCGCCAACACCAGCAGCACCAGCTTCTCCCCCACCCACGCCGGCTGCGCTTCCAGTCCCCCCCGAATCTCTGCCTAACATTAAGCCCATCCCGTCACTACCCGCGCCGACGCCTCCGCCCCTGCTGCCCACCCTGAGCGTGCCGAAGGTGGCGAATCTGGACACGGTGCGGATCAGCCGGACGCTGTACCGCACGGTGGAAGTTCAGCGCGTGGTGATGGACCTGAGCGCCCCAGCGTCGCAGGTCATCTCGCGCGAGGCAGGTGGGCTGAGCGTGCTGCTGCCGGGGGTCACCGTGCAGGGCAGCCAGCAGACGCTGCCGGGGGGCGACACCCTGACGCTGGCCCAGACCGGGGCGGGCGCGTCGATCCGGCTGGGCACCGGGGGCGGGCGCAGCGAGATCTTCACGCTGGACAATCCCTTCCGCGTGGTCATCGACACCACCACCTACACCGATTCCAGCGTGCCGCCGCCGATTGACCCCGACGCCCTGCCCGCCGGAGTGAGTTACCGCAATAAGGGACTGCTGCACCTCCTGAGCTTCGATCCGGCGCTGTTCCAGCCGCGCGTGGTCAGTGCGCCGCTGGGCCGTTCGCTTTCGGTGCTGGACCTCGTGAAATTAGCGGGAGGGGTCGCCGGGGTCAACGGCGGCTATTTTGATCCGCGCAGCAGCCTGCCCGTCGATCTGGTGGCGGTGGGCGGCCTGATGACAGCGGCCAGTCTGGAAAAGCGCGCCACCGTGGGTTTCACGGCAGGGGGCGAGGCGCTGTTCGGCTACCCGCGTCCGCGCTATATCCTCAGCGGACCGTTCGGCAGTGTGACCGTAAACAGCGTGCGCGCCACGCCCAATGCTGCGCTGCTGACCGCCTTCGTGGGGGACGGCAAAACGTTGGTGGGCGGCACCGGTCTGACCACCCTGCTGCTGGCTCCCGGCAGTGTCAGCGTCACCCGCGCCCTGACCGGGCAGATCACCCCGCCCCCCCGGACGCTGGCCTTCACCTTCGATCCGGCCCGCTTTCCGGCACTGCCAGTGGCAGCGGGCGCACCCCTGAATGTGGCCCTCAACTGGCAGGCCACCGACGCCCCCTGGGGCAGCGCCGTGGACGCCCTGAGCGCCGGGCCGCTGCTGGTGCAGGGCGGCAAGGTGGTGATCGACCCGCACCGCGAGGGCTTCAACACCGCCGCTGGCGTCTGGCGCTCCACCCGGCAATCCGCGCTGGGCACGCTGGGCGGTCAGCCCACCATCGCCTATTTCGAGTACGGCACCCCCGAAGCCTTCGCTGCGGCCCTGGCCGGGGCAGGCGTGCGCGACGCCGTGCGAATGGACAGCGGCAGCAGCGCCACCGCCTACCTTCAGGGCGGGTATGGGGGCCTGGGCGGCTACCTGAACACGGTCTGGAGTCAACCAGTGCCGAACGCGATTGTCTTCGTGCCGCGCACAGTGGTGGGGAAGAAGTAG